In a single window of the Gossypium hirsutum isolate 1008001.06 chromosome A13, Gossypium_hirsutum_v2.1, whole genome shotgun sequence genome:
- the LOC107893166 gene encoding pentatricopeptide repeat-containing protein At1g09220, mitochondrial: MLKSTNSPFPSKTKFSVWFFRSLTSFLSPKQNEAHLSLSHQHKQNYKKYYLFSFLNENPTNQRVSKQVHSHLITTASFSHSVRLFNTVLRCYAVSENPKDTIFLYQQIQSFYLYFKFDSFSYAFLIKACASLKDLALGKQFHGVEIKMGFESHLYVQTVLVNMYVESGGLVECKKVFDEMPEKNSVTWNVMITGLAKQGDVEFGRFLFEKMPDRNIVSWSGMIDGYTRMNQHREALGLFRRMVADDGVDPSEITFLAILPAVWNIGDVKICRLIHGYGEKRGFLVSDIRVMNSLIDTYAKCGCMGSALRFFDEISTDTKNLVSWTSLISGFAMHGMGKEAVESFEKMEQEGWKPNRVTFVSVLNACSHGCLVEEGLKFFKKMVNEYQILPDIKHYGCLVDMLGRTGRLEEAEKIALEIPSEISNEVVWRILLGACSFYGDVEMGERATEKIMELERGYGGDYVLMSNILVGAGRFADAQRLRRLMDERNAIKFAGSSLT; encoded by the coding sequence ATGTTGAAGTCCACAAACTCTCCATTTCCATCCAAAACTAAATTTTCTGTATGGTTCTTTCGTTCGTTAACTTCTTTCCTTTCACCTAAACAAAACGAAGCCCATCTTTCCCTTTCACATCAGCAtaaacaaaactataaaaaatactACCTTTTCTCATTTTTAAACGAAAACCCAACAAATCAAAGAGTCTCAAAGCAAGTTCACTCTCACTTAATCACAACTGCCTCGTTTTCCCACTCTGTTAGGCTCTTCAATACTGTACTTAGATGCTATGCTGTAAGTGAAAATCCCAAAGATACCATCTTTCTTTACCAACAAATCCAAAGTTTCTACCTTTACTTCAAATTTGATAGCTTTTCTTATGCTTTCCTTATTAAAGCTTGTGCTAGTTTGAAAGACTTAGCTTTAGGCAAACAGTTCCATGGGGTTGAAATAAAAATGGGTTTTGAGTCTCATCTCTATGTGCAAACAGTGTTGGTTAACATGTATGTGGAAAGTGGGGGTTTGGTTGAGTGTAAAAAGGTGTTTGATGAAATGCCTGAGAAGAATAGTGTTACGTGGAATGTGATGATAACTGGCTTGGCTAAGCAAGGAGATGTTGAGTTCGGGCGTTTTTTGTTTGAAAAGATGCCTGATAGGAATATTGTTTCTTGGAGCGGGATGATTGATGGATATACTAGGATGAACCAGCATAGGGAGGCTTTAGGTTTGTTCCGAAGAATGGTTGCGGATGATGGGGTTGATCCTAGTGAAATAACCTTCTTAGCTATTTTGCCAGCTGTTTGGAACATTGGAGATGTCAAGATTTGTCGATTGATTCATGGTTATGGAGAGAAGAGAGGGTTTCTTGTGTCTGACATTCGAGTCATGAATTCGCTTATCGATACCTATGCGAAATGCGGTTGCATGGGAAGTGCATTGAGGTTCTTCGACGAGATTTCAACTGACACTAAGAATTTGGTGTCATGGACGTCGTTGATTTCTGGTTTTGCAATGCATGGAATGGGGAAAGAAGCTGTAGAGAGTTTTGAAAAGATGGAGCAAGAAGGTTGGAAGCCAAACAGGGTCACTTTTGTGAGTGTTTTGAATGCTTGTAGCCATGGATGTCTGGTTGAGGAAGGGCTCAAGTTTTTCAAAAAGATGGTTAATGAGTATCAAATCTTGCCTGACATTAAGCACTATGGGTGTTTGGTTGACATGTTGGGGAGGACAGGGAGGTTGGAAGAAGCCGAAAAGATTGCTCTAGAGATCCCTAGTGAGATATCAAATGAAGTGGTTTGGAGAATACTGCTAGGTGCCTGTAGCTTTTACGGTGATGTTGAGATGGGGGAAAGGGCGACGGAGAAGATAATGGAGCTGGAGAGGGGATACGGAGGTGACTATGTTCTTATGTCCAACATCCTTGTTGGTGCCGGAAGGTTTGCAGATGCTCAGAGGTTGAGAAGATTGATGGATGAGAGGAATGCCATCAAATTTGCTGGCTCTAGTTTGACCTGA
- the LOC107893165 gene encoding pentatricopeptide repeat-containing protein At5g15010, mitochondrial, whose translation MWGIRFTRSKLYAFSFFASAHLKEMHLIPTQYRNPIFETVVTTTKSIATTKRLNLCFSFQLSSFGTSNTDFPREPKVENFDENSDNDNDGGEDSDDFEGNKRLSLSDGVIEYVKEIMYIIRVTGRNYLELKIKLEQCGVRVSSEMVVEVLSRVRHDWEVGYTFFLWAGKRPDYAPSLREYHSMISILAKMRKFDTAWALIDEMRGGRAGPCLVTPQTLLIMIRRYCAMHDVGRAINTFYAYKKFKFDVGIEEFHSLLSALCRYKNVQDAEHLMFCNKGVFPLNTKSFNIILNGWCNAIRSPREAERVWREMSKRGVSHDVVSYASIMSCYSKGSNLNKVLKLFSQMKSMRIEPDRKVYNAVIHALAKARHVKEVINLLKVMEENGIGPNVVTYNSLIKPLCKARKVDEARQLFDEMLQKGLSPTTQTYHAFFRILRNGEDAFELLKKMRKLGCQPTNDTYIMLIRKFSRWCQFDNVFKLWNEMIEKGVGTDRSSYIVLIHGLFLNGRLDDAYKYYMEMKEKQFLPEPKIDQMLQDWVSGKQYADRVMADLKNNQLLDKKLNNQIRVQSKKHDQEKDFLKQPETRRVVRERGFSFQEQ comes from the coding sequence ATGTGGGGAATCAGGTTTACAAGATCAAAGCTTTATGCTTTTTCATTTTTCGCAAGTGCCCATTTGAAAGAAATGCATTTAATACCAACCCAATATCGAAATCCCATCTTTGAAACAGTTGtaacaacaacaaaatcaatAGCTACCACCAAGCGTTTGAATTTATGCTTCTCATTTCAATTATCTTCTTTTGGTACTTCGAATACTGATTTCCCAAGAGAACCAAaggttgaaaattttgatgaaaatagtgATAATGATAATGATGGTGGAGAAGATAGTGATGATTTTGAGGGCAATAAGAGATTGAGTTTAAGCGATGGTGTTATTGAGTACGTAAAGGAAATTATGTACATAATCCGTGTAACTGGCAGGAATTATCTTGAATTGAAGATTAAGCTTGAACAATGTGGTGTAAGGGTTTCCTCTGAGATGGTGGTGGAGGTGCTTTCTCGGGTTCGACATGATTGGGAAGTGGGTTATACATTCTTTTTATGGGCTGGGAAACGACCTGATTATGCTCCTTCATTGCGTGAATATCATTCAATGATTTCTATTCTAGCAAAGATGAGGAAGTTTGATACCGCGTGGGCGTTGATTGATGAAATGAGAGGAGGACGAGCAGGCCCTTGTCTTGTGACTCCACAGACTCTATTGATCATGATAAGGCGTTACTGTGCTATGCATGATGTGGGGAGGGCTATAAATACATTCTACGCGTATAAAAAGTTTAAGTTTGATGTGGGAATTGAGGAGTTCCATAGTCTGTTATCTGCCCTTTGTCGATACAAAAATGTGCAGGATGCTGAGCATCTGATGTTTTGTAACAAGGGTGTCTTCCCACTTAATACCAAAAGTTTTAATATTATACTGAATGGCTGGTGTAATGCCATCCGTAGTCCACGTGAAGCAGAAAGGGTTTGGAGGGAAATGAGCAAGAGAGGTGTTAGCCATGATGTTGTGTCATATGCTAGTATCATGTCCTGCTACTCAAAGGGTTCTAATCTTAACAAGGTACTTAAGCTTTTCAGCCAAATGAAATCAATGAGGATTGAACCAGATAGGAAGGTTTACAATGCAGTGATCCATGCTCTTGCAAAGGCTAGGCATGTAAAAGAGGTCATCAATCTTCTCAAAGTTATGGAAGAGAATGGTATTGGTCCAAATGTTGTTACTTATAATTCACTCATAAAGCCTCTATGTAAAGCACGGAAGGTAGATGAGGCTAGACAGTTATTTGATGAAATGTTGCAGAAGGGCCTCTCTCCTACAACTCAGACCTACCATGCTTTCTTTCGTATTCTAAGAAACGGGGAAGATGCGTTTGAGCTcttgaagaaaatgagaaagTTGGGCTGTCAACCAACCAATGATACCTATATCATGCTGATAAGAAAGTTTAGTCGATGGTGCCAATTTGATAATGTCTTCAAGTTGTGGAATGAGATGATTGAAAAGGGGGTTGGCACTGACCGTAGTTCATATATTGTATTGATTCATGGGTTGTTTTTAAATGGAAGGTTGGATGATGCATACAAATATTACATGGAGATGAAAGAAAAGCAGTTTTTGCCGGAACCAAAGATAGATCAGATGCTTCAGGATTGGGTTTCTGGTAAGCAATATGCTGATCGAGTAATGGCTGATCTGAAGAATAATCAATTGCTAGATAAAAAGTTGAACAACCAGATCAGAGTTCAATCGAAAAAACATGATCAGGAGAAAGATTTTCTCAAGCAACCTGAAACCAGAAGAGTTGTCAGAGAAAGAGGTTTTTCTTTTCAGGAGCAATAG
- the LOC107893168 gene encoding apyrase 2 has protein sequence MIKRSMARHESISDKIHKYRGGPLVISIPIVLITFLLYVMPGKSASDAAVLEEIELNSRRVGANSRGNRNYAVIFDAGSSGSRVHVYCFDQNLDLVPIGSDLELFEQLKPGLSYYAKDPQAAANSLTSLLDKAESVVPLDLRSKTPVRVGATAGLRALGGEASDKILQSVRELLKSRSTLKSEANGVKILDGSQEGSYEWVTINYLLGNLGRTYHDTVGIVDLGGGSVQMAYAISENAASRAPSVPAGQDNYVNEMYLKGSKYYLYVYSYLHYGLLAARAEILKATEDSGNPCILEGFDGTYKYGGEEYKASAPSSGSSMEECRRVTLKALKVNDSCTHMKCTFGGIWNGGGGDGQKNLFVASFFFDRAAEAGFIKASDPVAKVQPHSFADAAKRACQTKYADAKAIYKDLGESNLAYICMDLVYQYTLLVDGFGLDPYQDVTLVKKVKYRNSLVEAAWPLGSAIEAVSSMK, from the exons ATGATCAAGCGTTCAATGGCGAGGCATGAGTCCATCTCCGACAAGATCCATAAGTACCGAGGCGGTCCTCTGGTCATCTCCATCCCTATCGTGCTTATAACCTTTCTGTTATACGTCATGCCGGGGAAATCGGCGTCTGATGCTGCCGTGCTGGAGGAGATCGAGTTAAATAGCAGGAGAGTAGGGGCGAATTCCAGAGGGAATAGGAATTATGCGGTGATTTTTGATGCGGGGAGTTCCGGGAGTCGAGTTCATGTTTATTGTTTTGATCAGAATTTGGATCTTGTTCCAATTGGCTCTGATTTAGAGCTTTTTGAACag CTTAAACCAGGTTTGAGCTACTATGCAAAAGATCCACAGGCTGCTGCAAATTCATTAACTTCTCTTCTTGACAAGGCAGAAAGTGTTGTTCCGCTAGATTTACGATCAAAGACCCCTGTGAGAGTTGGG GCAACTGCTGGTCTGAGGGCATTAGGAGGCGAGGCATCTGATAAAATTTTGCAATCG GTTAGGGAACTTTTGAAAAGTAGAAGCACCCTTAAATCCGAGGCAAATGGGGTCAAAATTCTGGACGGCTCTCAAGAAGGTTCTTATGAGTGG GTGACAATAAATTACCTACTAGGGAATTTGGGAAGGACATATCATGACACAGTTGGCATAGTTGATCTTGGTGGTGGATCTGTTCAAATGGCGTATGCCATCTCCGAGAATGCTGCTTCAAGGGCTCCAAGTGTACCAGCTGGACAGGAcaattatgtaaatgaaatgtATCTCAAGGGATCAAAATATTACCTCTATGTATACAG TTATTTGCACTATGGCTTACTGGCAGCTCGAGCAGAAATTTTGAAGGCCACTGAAGATTCTGGCAACCCTTGCATCTTGGAGGGTTTTGATG GTACTTATAAATATGGAGGAGAAGAATATAAAGCATCGGCGCCGTCATCTGGTTCAAGCATGGAAGAATGCAGGAGGGTGACTCTCAAGGCTCTTAAAGTAAATGATTCATGCACGCATATGAAGTGCACATTTGGTGGCATATGGAACGGCGGAGGTGGAGATGGACAGAAGAATCTGTTTGTTGCTTCATTTTTCTTTGACAGGGCTGCCGAG GCTGGTTTTATTAAAGCCAGTGATCCTGTTGCAAAAGTTCAGCCCCATTCGTTTGCAGATGCTGCTAAACGTGCTTGTCAAACCAAGTATGCAGATGCTAAAGCAATATATAAAGATTTGGGCGAGAGTAACCTGGCATATATATGCATGGATCTGGTTTACCAGTACACGTTGCTCGTCGATGGATTCG GCCTTGATCCGTACCAAGATGTTACGTTGGTGAAGAAAGTGAAATACCGAAATTCCCTTGTTGAAGCTGCTTGGCCGCTAGGCAGTGCGATTGAAGCTGTATCATCAATGAAGTAA
- the LOC107893169 gene encoding aquaporin SIP1-1, with protein MKGPIKIAIADMVISFMWVFCSSAFGLLTYLIATAAGVQTVRWASIVIITVVFFVFLSIFNIIGGFLGGASFDPAATTAFYAAGSGADTLISMALRFPAQAAGAVGGALAIMEAIPEQYKHMIGGPSVKVDTHTGAFAEGVLTFAITFIVLLIMLRGPQSEIFKTWFLSIVIVALVTFGSAYTGPSMNPAFAFGWAYVYNQHDTWDHFYVYWICPFIGATLAGWVFRKFFSLPPVKVKKT; from the exons ATGAAGGGTCCAATAAAGATTGCAATCGCTGACATGGTGATCTCTTTCATGTGGGTATTTTGTTCATCTGCGTTTGGTCTATTAACTTATCTTATAGCCACCGCCGCTGGTGTTCAAACCGTACGTTGGGCTTCTATTGTTATCATCACCGTCGTCTTTTTCGTTTTCCTTTCCATCTTTAATATTATTGGTGGATTTCTTGGCGGGGCTAGTTTTGATCCTGCTGCTACAACTGCCTTCTACGCCGCCGGTTCCGGCGCCGATACCCTTATCTCCATGGCCCTCCGCTTCCCAGCTcag GCTGCTGGTGCCGTGGGTGGTGCCCTGGCGATCATGGAGGCAATCCCGGAACAATACAAGCACATGATAGGGGGACCATCTGTGAAAGTAGATACGCACACTGGAGCCTTTGCTGAGGGGGTCTTGACTTTTGCAATCACCTTTATTGTTCTTTTAATCATGCTTAGAGGCCCGCAGAGTGAAATCTTCAAGACGTGGTTTCTTTCTATTGTGATCGTAGCATTAGTAACATTTGGCTCTGCTTACACTGGACCTTCCATGAATCCTGCATTT GCCTTCGGTTGGGCATATGTATACAACCAACACGACACATGGGATCACTTTTACGTTTATTGGATCTGTCCGTTCATCGGAGCTACATTAGCTGGGTGGGTTTTCCGGAAATTCTTCTCCCTACCACCAgtgaaggtgaagaaaacataa
- the LOC107893170 gene encoding syntaxin-related protein KNOLLE, with translation MNDLMTKSFMSYVDLKKEAMKDLEAGPDYDLEMSSNASTMDQNLGLFLEEAEKIKQEMAVIRELLGKLQESNEESKSLHKQKSLKALRNKINNDIVTVQKKARTIKAQLEEMDRANATNKRLSGCKEGTLAYRTRIAVTNGLRNKLKELMMDFQGLRQKMMTEYKETVGRRYFTVTGENPDEAIIEKIISDGNGGEGFLTRAIQEHGRGKVLETVVEIQDRHDAAKEIEKSLLELHQVFLDMAVMVEAQGEQMDDIEHHVMNASHYVKDGSKELNTAKQYQRSSRKCMCIGIILLLLIVLVIVIPIATSFSSS, from the coding sequence ATGAATGATTTGATGACCAAATCGTTTATGAGCTATGTAGACCTCAAGAAAGAGGCAATGAAAGATCTTGAAGCTGGACCTGACTATGATCTCGAAATGTCTTCCAACGCAAGCACCATGGACCAAAACCTTGGTCTATTCCTTGAAGAAGCTGAGAAAATTAAGCAAGAAATGGCAGTAATCCGTGAACTGTTAGGCAAGCTCCAAGAATCAAATGAAGAGAGCAAATCACTTCACAAACAGAAGTCTTTAAAGGCCCTGCGGAACAAAATCAACAATGACATTGTCACTGTGCAAAAGAAGGCAAGGACTATCAAGGCACAGCTCGAAGAAATGGACCGTGCCAATGCAACTAACAAGCGCCTCTCAGGGTGCAAAGAAGGCACGTTAGCTTACAGGACTAGGATTGCAGTAACCAATGGGTTGCGCAATAAGTTGAAGGAGCTGATGATGGATTTCCAAGGTTTGAGGCAGAAGATGATGACCGAGTATAAGGAAACAGTAGGGAGAAGGTATTTTACAGTGACTGGCGAAAACCCAGATGAGGCAATCATCGAGAAGATAATATCAGATGGGAATGGAGGGGAGGGGTTCTTAACAAGGGCGATACAAGAACATGGTCGAGGGAAAGTGCTGGAGACAGTGGTTGAGATTCAAGACAGGCATGATGCAGCGAAAGAGATCGAGAAAAGTTTGCTGGAACTGCACCAGGTGTTTTTGGATATGGCGGTGATGGTGGAGGCACAAGGTGAACAAATGGATGATATTGAGCATCATGTGATGAATGCAAGCCATTATGTGAAAGATGGTTCCAAAGAGCTCAACACTGCGAAACAGTATCAAAGGAGCAGCAGGAAGTGTATGTGTATTGGGATTATTCTTTTGTTGCTCATTGTTCTAGTGATTGTCATCCCAATTGCTACTAGCTTTTCCAGTTCTTGA